The Bacteroidia bacterium genomic interval TTGATGATTCTCATTTTGTCTGGCTGGATCAGTTCACGGTAAGAAATCTGGAGTTGATTCGACCCTTACATCCGGACGGCAAAGCTTTGGTAGAGGTACTGGATCATTGTTTGACTGCTATGGGAGCGAGGATGCTCAGACGGGCCCTGCTACTTCCTTTGAAAGATCCCAACCAAATCCAGGGCAGATTGGATGTGGTAGAAACCTATATTCGCCATGCCCTTCCCCTCGGAAGATTGGAAGAACAGTTTGGGCAAATGGGAGATTTGGAAAGACTGGCCTCCAAAGTAGCTACTTTGAGGCTTTCGCCCAGAGAAGCTGCCCTGCTCAGAGATTCTTTCGCCCTCATCCCACACATACAGGATACCCTTAGGGCATTTGGGACAGAAGCACTGATCCAGAAAGCCCAGGCTTTCGAGGATGTACACCCGGCTTTGGAAGTACTCACTTCTCAGTTGATGGATGAAATAGGGGGGAATCTCTCTGATGGAAATGTCATACGCGAAGGAGTATCAGAAGAACTGGATGAACTGAGAAATATCAAGCAGAATAGCCGGGATCTCTTGCTGGCTATGCAGGAGCGGGAAATTCAGCGAACAGGCATCACTTCTCTCAAAATTGGATTCAATAAAGTTTTTGGTTACTACCTCGAAGTAACCAATGCGCATAAGGATAAGGCTCCGGAAGAGTGGATCAGAAAACAAACCCTGACCAATGCAGAGCGCTACATTACAGAAGAACTCAAAGAATACGAGGATAAGATTCTTTCTGCAGAAGACCGCATCCAATCTCTGGAGTTTCAGCTTTATCAGCGTTTTATCCAGATGATGCAACTCCATATCCACACCATTCAGCAAAATGCCAAATTGATCGCTGAGCTGGATATGTTGCTCAGTTTTGCGAAGGTGGCCCAAGCCAATAAGTACTGCAAACCTGAGGTAAACGGAGGGGATCGGATTGAGATCGTTCAGGGAAGGCATCCGGTGATCGAAACTACCATGCCACCGGACAGTCCCTACATCCCCAATGATCTGGTGCTGGACAATGAAGACCAGCAAGTAGTTATCATTACCGGTCCGAATATGGCGGGTAAATCCGCCTTGCTACGTCAAACTGCACTCATTTCGCTTATGGCGCAAATGGGCAGTTATGTTCCCGCAGAAATTGCAAAGCTGGGCATCGTAGATAAAATCTTTACCCGGGTAGGAGCTTCTGATAATATTTCCAGTGGCGAGTCTACCTTTATGGTGGAAATGAATGAGACTGCTCAAATCGCCAATAATGCGACCAATAAAAGCCTCATTTTGTTGGATGAGATTGGGCGGGGAACATCCACCTATGATGGGGTATCGATTGCCTGGGCCCTGGTCGAGTATCTACATGAAACGCCGGCTTGTCAGGCAAAAACCCTGTTCGCTACTCACTATCATGAGCTCAACGAATTGGAAAATCGTCTGCCTCGGGTGAAAAACTACAATGTATCCGTCAGGGAGATAGATGGGAAAATCCTCTTTCTGAGGACCCTTAAGCCCGGAGGCTCTGAGCATAGCTTCGGGATACATGTTGCCGAAATGGCCGGAATGCCCGGACCTTTGGTACAGAGGGCGCAGCAACTCCTCAAACACTTCGAGCAAAACCGGGTTCAGGATAAAGAAAATGCCAAGGCTGTAAAATTCTCTTCCAAGAAGACCATCCAACTCAATATGTTTGAGCTGAAAGATGCCGATACCTTGAAAATTCGAAATATCCTTTCCGGTTTGGACATAGACCGTATGACTCCGGTCGAAGCTTTACTCAAACTCCAGGAGATCAAACAAGCCCTCGTAGAAGAGGAAATGCATGAAAAATAAGGCAGCAATCGCCGTAATTATTGGAGCACTGCTGGCAGGCCTCAGTGGATTCTTTATCAAAAGTGCTGATCTCCCACCTGCATCCTATGCTTTTTTCAGGACTACCGTACCTGCGGTCCTTATGGCTTTATGGATGCTTAGTCAGGGAATTCGTTTTCTGAGGGGAAATTATAAGCTGATGTTGCTGGGATCTGCTTTCAATGCAGCCCGTATGTATTTCTTTTTCATGGCTTATATCATGACCTCCATCGGAAATGCAGTGCTCATTTCCTATACCTGGCCCATATTCGCGACCTTATTGAGTGCCCTGATTCTAAAAGAAACAGTCTCCCGGCGAAATATATTCCTCTTATTTCTGGCCTTTAGTGGCATTGTTCTGGTCTATATCAACAAGCCCTTCTCATTCGAAAATGATGATTTTATTGGCATGAGCGCAGCTTTGGCTTCCGCAGCCCTTTACGCTTGCTCCATCATCATTTTCAAAAAAGAGGCTGATGGCTATACCCGAAACGAATTGCTCTTCTACCAGAACCTGGTCAGCGTATTTGTATTCTTGCCCTTTGTTCTGCTGCAGGAACCTCCGCCTGAGCTTCATGATATCGGAATTGCATCCGCTCATGGATTTTTGTTGGGAACGGTAGGTTTTGCTTTCTTTTTCTATGGACTCAAATACTTGCCTGCATCTACAGCTTCCGGACTCACCTACATAGAGGTCGTAGCGGCCCTTTTGTTGAGTATATTCTGGATGAAAGAGGAATTAACCCTCAATATGCTGGCCGGTGGAGCCATCATCCTGAT includes:
- a CDS encoding DMT family transporter — its product is MKNKAAIAVIIGALLAGLSGFFIKSADLPPASYAFFRTTVPAVLMALWMLSQGIRFLRGNYKLMLLGSAFNAARMYFFFMAYIMTSIGNAVLISYTWPIFATLLSALILKETVSRRNIFLLFLAFSGIVLVYINKPFSFENDDFIGMSAALASAALYACSIIIFKKEADGYTRNELLFYQNLVSVFVFLPFVLLQEPPPELHDIGIASAHGFLLGTVGFAFFFYGLKYLPASTASGLTYIEVVAALLLSIFWMKEELTLNMLAGGAIILISTSLLRSKKKEEAEN
- the mutS gene encoding DNA mismatch repair protein MutS, yielding MKQYYAIKAKYPGTVLLFRVGDFYETFGEDAIEVSQVLGIVLTKRANGAASHVELAGFPHHSLDTYLPKLVRAGKRVAVCDQLEDPKQAKGIVKRGVTELVTPGVTFNDKVLEVNKSNYLASVYFSSPTELGLAFVEVSTGDFFCFSGSPAYADKVLGTLQPSEVLVQKRDYRKFIETFNDKYYLSRLDEWVYQEDYAREKLLGLLKTNSLKGFGIEKETRGIIAAGSVVHYLNETQQKELGHISRIYRFDDSHFVWLDQFTVRNLELIRPLHPDGKALVEVLDHCLTAMGARMLRRALLLPLKDPNQIQGRLDVVETYIRHALPLGRLEEQFGQMGDLERLASKVATLRLSPREAALLRDSFALIPHIQDTLRAFGTEALIQKAQAFEDVHPALEVLTSQLMDEIGGNLSDGNVIREGVSEELDELRNIKQNSRDLLLAMQEREIQRTGITSLKIGFNKVFGYYLEVTNAHKDKAPEEWIRKQTLTNAERYITEELKEYEDKILSAEDRIQSLEFQLYQRFIQMMQLHIHTIQQNAKLIAELDMLLSFAKVAQANKYCKPEVNGGDRIEIVQGRHPVIETTMPPDSPYIPNDLVLDNEDQQVVIITGPNMAGKSALLRQTALISLMAQMGSYVPAEIAKLGIVDKIFTRVGASDNISSGESTFMVEMNETAQIANNATNKSLILLDEIGRGTSTYDGVSIAWALVEYLHETPACQAKTLFATHYHELNELENRLPRVKNYNVSVREIDGKILFLRTLKPGGSEHSFGIHVAEMAGMPGPLVQRAQQLLKHFEQNRVQDKENAKAVKFSSKKTIQLNMFELKDADTLKIRNILSGLDIDRMTPVEALLKLQEIKQALVEEEMHEK